The Athalia rosae chromosome 4, iyAthRosa1.1, whole genome shotgun sequence DNA segment GCTCACGGTGCTCTTACTCCCGGGAtacagataaaaaatttgaagaagaaattcgaaattggTTTTTACAAGCCGAAAGTAggtttcatttaattcattACGTTCAGGTTTCGTACTCGAAAAGATCAGATTACAATTTAGGTCAAGTTGTAGTACCATATCAATTAAATTTCGGCGCGTTAAACTCAAGTCTTTCATGTTTAGATTGTTGAAGCAGTACGAGGTATTAGTATCGAGTTTTACAAGGGGCAGATTACAGTTTTGCTCGGACACAACGGTGCCGGTAAAACTACAACGATATCGATATTGACGggtaatttgaataagaatattttattcacaatattcggaaatattttcggtaatttgATCATTTTATCTATTCTCTCGTTCTAAATTACCCTCTGTTTTTTCGACAGGTTTGACCGCGCCTTCGTCAGGGACGGTACTCATCAACGGCAAAGATGTGGAGGCTGATATGCAAGATATTAGAAATGACTTAGGTATGTGTCCGCAAGAAAATATGTTGTTTCAAGACCTCACCGTGGAAGAGCAACTTCAATTATTCGCTCTGGTAATTTTGCTTATTGATTTGTTGGATTCTTTTTGAACATTCAAGTCTTACTTTCGGATGTAATTTCTGCTCTAGttgaaacagaagaaaaaaacaaggcaACAGGTCCTCGATGACGTTGATGATCTACTAGCGAAACTAAAAATTagcgaaaagagaaattttgtACCAAAGCACCTTTCGGGTGGCCAGAAACGAAGAGTTTGTCTTGGCTTGGCACTCATTGGCAATGCATCGGTGAGTTAAATTCTaccggcaaagaaaaaaaatttgttaaacttTTACCGTAATTTTTCAGACTCTCATTTTAGACGAACCAACGTCAGGTATGGATCCAGAGACAGCCAGAGTAACGTGGGACATAATACTGGTGagattgaaatgaaagaatttaataaaaaccGATCTATGTAGGTGTATCTTTATTCGAACGATTCCTTGATTAGAAATACCGGAAACAAAAGACAATTATCATCACGACACATAGCATGGAGGAAGCAGATGTCCTTGGGGATAGAATTGCGATCATGCACTCGGGACAAATGATGTGCTACGGAAGCTCGATGTTCCTCAAAAAACATTACGGTGATTATTACGCGTGGAAGCTCTCTTTCTGAGTAATTTGAAATCCATGATTTTCATTGAACAGGTGAAAATCGACAGAAGATCACTCTCTCGATAGAATCGTCGTATGattacgaaaaaattcaatccatAGTTGGTAGTGAAGCGAGAATCGACACGGGCACATACGGCAGACTCGTAATAAGCATTCCGATGACGAACTCTTTACCCGAAATTCTGGATAAAATGGAAACTAATAAAACCGAGCTCGGAATTACCGGTGTGAGCGTATCAACGATCACACTCGAAGAAGTATTCCTCAGGTGAATATAAAACGCCGAACCATTATCATTGGCTAATATTGAAGAAGATCCAAGTATGAACATTTCAATCAAGTAGATATTACCGCGCGTGTTGAAGGACCGCTCAACAAGAAGAATACcaagaagaagacgaggaaGATGCGATAAATCTAACATCCGTGAATCGCACAGTTTCCGATAAGTTCAACGATCCAGCTGTGTATGTTAAATTGATCGGATCCCAATTGACGAAGCAGATTTTTATAGCATTGCTGATCAAAAAGTTTTGTTACGCGAGAAGAAATTGGGGTATATCGATGGGAATCGTGAGTTTCTGTTTATAGTACGTTtgacaatttcaaaaatcacatcaACTGTGAGTCTCACGAGTAACCGACGACGTTTTCTTTCTAGATTTTTGGAACCTTGATAGCGATAATACTGATGCCGATCTTTTCTGTCAGCGTCGTCACTTTGATAAATTCACGTCAGCTCAAACTAACTTTGTACGACAATCCAGAGGCACTGATCTATGATGAAAATGGTACCTTTGCAGATGCGTACACAGATATAGTGGCAAGTCAAAAGGCTGCAGTTAGTAGGGTGGCAGCTGATGAAAATCTCATCGACGGTGAATTTACTAAAATATTCCGAAACGATACAATTTTCACTCGCCTCGTCCAAAAAGCTAATCAATTATTTACGATGTATACTTTCAGCGTTGCTTGAACGAGCGAAACCGTCAACTTTCGTATACTACACGAATAACATTATCACCTCCGCGGAATTTACTACATTAAACGAAACTGCAGTTGCAAACGGTCTTTACAATGGCGCTGCTTCTTTGAGCGTTCCAATAACGGTGAACGCAATTTCTAACACATTTTTAAAGACGTATGCGGGTGATCAGTACTCGATCGATGCGAGTATAGAAAATTTACCCGATTCATTTATCGACTACCTTTACGAACAGTTTGACGTTAGGTCGGAAAATCTATTGCAAATGATGTTATTCATTAGCGTTTTCTTTATCGTTATCGGATTATTTGTAATTAATCCTTTGTTGGAGAATACAACTTCGGTTAAACAACTTCAACGAATGACTGGTGTCCCTTCCGTACTGTATTGGGGAACTATGTTCGTATTTGATTACGGAATATACATCGTAGCAACAATCATTACGGCTATCGGATTTTTCGTAATGGATATAATCTTTGCGTCGCACACGTACTATGCTACGGAAATCGGTGAGTTGTAATTCACcgtatcaaattttgaaaaaattaggtCAACGATCTGTTTTCGTGAATTCTgtaattatcgaaattttttcacacgttTCAGGGATCCTTGTGCTATTGCTGTTACTGTTTGGAATTAGTGCCTTATTGCTCGCCTACCTATTCAGTTTCTTACATTGGCCTCTCTACGTCGTTCTATTGATCTACTGCCTCGCGAATATGATAATATGTAAGTAACCCATAGTTCAAACACATCAATCGGTACATTCAGATCTGGGAACGCAcctaataattaaaaatattcacagCTCAAATTCAGGTGTTCGTAGACCTGGCGGTCGTCTATATGGGAACTGATAATATaggtttttcgatccaacgaagaatattttctcttctaccTCACGTCAGCTTcacttttggattttccaaatttctggAAGTTGCAACTAATAATGCCAGATGTAGAACATTGCCCAGAGGTTTTGCTGCCGTGTCTTGTTTTTTAAATGACCCATGTTGCGGTAATGCCAGTGAAATAATTCTTCGTCGATAATTcaatattgttttttactaATAATGAGAtgcattcattttcatttcttttcacagACATGGGTTGCGTGGACGGAGTTTGCAGTAAAAGTCTCCCATATTTTGGAGATTTCAGCGAAGATGCCGGATTGGAAGAGTTCGTTCTTTACCTAACTGCGATACCAATTATCTTGCTGGTTATATTGTTTTTGTTGGAAAATCGGGCTTACGAGAAACTCGTATTGAGATTCAAATCGCATAAAGCAACACCATCCAATTACGGTGAGGTTGCGGTAGATAGTGAGGTAGCTAATGAAAAGCTTGCCGTTCGTCATGCGATCAATCAGCGTGAGTTGAAAAGCAGAGCAggtaattcaaaaaattgtaattgcaCAAGAAAATAATCTGAAAACAAGTTTTCCTTATTTCTTATAAAGGTGAGGAAATCCCTAGTTTTGCAGACGATAATATCTTCCTGGGTTATGAATTGAGTAAACGTTACGGAAATAATCAAGCAGTTAAAGAAGTCAATTTTAgagtgaaaaagaatgaatgtTTCGGTTTGCTGGGTGTTAACGGAGCCGGTAAAAGTACCACATTTCGAATGCTGGTGGGCGAAGAGGCAGCAAATACCGGAATACTTATTCGTGGGTATAGCAACATAAAAGTCAACCGTAAGGAGGTAAGAAATAACCAGTTGGATCTGCAACAACTGCTGACAGCAAATTAATCACTTTGACAAAAATCAAACGATCccaaaatattatacaatttcAGTACCTGGCAGGAATAGGCTACTGTCCTCAGATAAATGCCCTGATACCTTCTCTGAATTCATACGAACATTTATCACTTTTCGCCCGATTGCGGGGCATACCGGAATTTCAAGTAGCGTCAGAAGTCCAATTGTGGATTGACAAATTGCGTGAGTCCCGTCAACTATTAACATCCTTGTGGTGTTGCTGGGGGTAGTGATAACACATTAATGAATCATCACGTTGTTTTCAGGACTGAACAAACATGCTGCGAATGCAAGCGGAAGTTACAGTGGCGGGAACAAAAGACGGCTCAACATCGCAATGGCGTTAATCGCCGATCCACAAATGGTTCTTTTGGATGAACCTACAACAGGGGTGGATCCAGGTGCCAGACGATCGTTGTGGCGCGTACTTCAGAGTTGTCAGGCATCCGGACAAGCTATTATCTTGACTTCGCATAGGTAGATAATTTAGACGGATCATGTCATCGGAAACAATTGAAACAGTCGCATGATACTCACGTATAATTAAttgtctctgttttttttccgatgaaGCATGGAAGAGTGCGAAGCTCTGTGCAATCGATTATTGATCATGGTACAAGGGAGATTAGTCTGTGTCGGGGCTAGCCAAGAACTCAAACAGCGTTTTGGAGCTGGCTACGACATCACAGTGAAGTTAAATCCAGAGAGATCGGAAGAAGAGAATtctaaaataaagaaaaaaatacaggcTGCTATTGCTTGCGAATTGAGGGATGAGCATCCGGTTAGCAAAATATTGAAACTGACATCTCTTGAACGAATTTCAACATCAACCGACATTTCGAATAATACGAACATTTTGATTTCATAGGGGTATTTATTCTATCACGTGACGGATCCTCAAACAACATGGACGAAGATGTTCAGGACAATAAACGATGTGAAAGCAGTACACAGCTGCATAGAAGATTATACCGTTTCTTCATCAACATTAgaacaattattcattcaattcgCCAGATCTGCACCAGGTTCCATTCTTCCGACGACAAGAACTAATGGAATAACGAACGGAACGAATTCTGTGTGATCACACGATTAGATATAACGCTCCAACCAGGTTTTAGAACTCATGTTTGAGTTCATAGCAAATAAAGTTATGTCTTCAACGTCAGATCAATGTATTTATGACAGAATGAAGATAGAGAAGATACGTAAAAAtacctttgaaaataattatccagTTAAAAATCTCATTCGAATCGATGTTGAAAAGACGTTAAAAGAACTTTCGAACACGCCGATCATTCATTGTAGATAGATAAAGAAATCAAGAAAGCGCGAGCTTTAAAAAAACTTCAGATATTAATCAACTAGAATagaattgtataaaataaaatatcctcGTGCGATAGCACAATGTACACTCCTTTTTAAATATCTGTAATATACTAATCGATATGCAGATCAAAATGATTAAACGATATTTATTCAACTTGTTCCTTAGATCGTTCATTCGATATACCTATTGATGTTCTACGATCCTTTTTAATGCTTCCCACGCGATTATAGTGTCCACATATTGTATTCGCACACGTCACACTTGTCATCATCGTAATTGTTAGTACCTACGAACCGCTGTTTTATTCAATACAATTCACCCAGACCAAGTA contains these protein-coding regions:
- the LOC105684474 gene encoding phospholipid-transporting ATPase ABCA3-like isoform X2 encodes the protein MKAQRSICWKSLNVPIFINKNTLQRLTLVVRWIRRRKFSETMKIRMGDGWRILFLLLQKNWIIRKRHWLGTIIEMAAPALLIAIIMGLRTLLPIEATVVNQNTIFPVLNRTYLESNFFPQLLRIFYLPDNEFTKRVMTNATKCLGIPNNQLYGFDDEPAMLENYERLQGQDLTIVALAVAFQGTDGKTVPNNLVYTMKTSRRIESRLITADFRSPSTASDALILEIPFVALQMCLDDSFIYEVVPSSVIDEIPTRVIQKMPFPPYEVNAFSEQFFRRAIGNWAAIMFIVTLFMVPSYITTEKDTGVNALLKMNGVKPYQNFSSWLISGMILGTLTVVFITVMVKIYFSPHQLPFYHYSNSFVFWLVIYLNFIQTYAYCLHLATYFTKARLAQGAAILLLYAVLQIVRQVEKNELYWILPYIGFIFPNAAAMRMFDEFSNHENKLTGAQWNNLFVSEHEVLGFEGTLGFLMISSICSTIFHFTLALYLEAVLPGKYSVQKSPFFFLKCFRKNKVNAGNPNAENTESHGRAKISEPVAHGALTPGIQIKNLKKKFEIGFYKPKIVEAVRGISIEFYKGQITVLLGHNGAGKTTTISILTGLTAPSSGTVLINGKDVEADMQDIRNDLGMCPQENMLFQDLTVEEQLQLFALLKQKKKTRQQVLDDVDDLLAKLKISEKRNFVPKHLSGGQKRRVCLGLALIGNASTLILDEPTSGMDPETARVTWDIILKYRKQKTIIITTHSMEEADVLGDRIAIMHSGQMMCYGSSMFLKKHYGENRQKITLSIESSYDYEKIQSIVGSEARIDTGTYGRLVISIPMTNSLPEILDKMETNKTELGITGVSVSTITLEEVFLRTAQQEEYQEEDEEDAINLTSVNRTVSDKFNDPAVYVKLIGSQLTKQIFIALLIKKFCYARRNWGISMGIIFGTLIAIILMPIFSVSVVTLINSRQLKLTLYDNPEALIYDENGTFADAYTDIVASQKAAVSRVAADENLIDALLERAKPSTFVYYTNNIITSAEFTTLNETAVANGLYNGAASLSVPITVNAISNTFLKTYAGDQYSIDASIENLPDSFIDYLYEQFDVRSENLLQMMLFISVFFIVIGLFVINPLLENTTSVKQLQRMTGVPSVLYWGTMFVFDYGIYIVATIITAIGFFVMDIIFASHTYYATEIGILVLLLLLFGISALLLAYLFSFLHWPLYVVLLIYCLANMIISQIQVFVDLAVVYMGTDNIGFSIQRRIFSLLPHVSFTFGFSKFLEVATNNARCRTLPRGFAAVSCFLNDPCCDMGCVDGVCSKSLPYFGDFSEDAGLEEFVLYLTAIPIILLVILFLLENRAYEKLVLRFKSHKATPSNYGEVAVDSEVANEKLAVRHAINQRELKSRAVLQTIISSWVMN
- the LOC105684474 gene encoding phospholipid-transporting ATPase ABCA1-like isoform X1 → MKAQRSICWKSLNVPIFINKNTLQRLTLVVRWIRRRKFSETMKIRMGDGWRILFLLLQKNWIIRKRHWLGTIIEMAAPALLIAIIMGLRTLLPIEATVVNQNTIFPVLNRTYLESNFFPQLLRIFYLPDNEFTKRVMTNATKCLGIPNNQLYGFDDEPAMLENYERLQGQDLTIVALAVAFQGTDGKTVPNNLVYTMKTSRRIESRLITADFRSPSTASDALILEIPFVALQMCLDDSFIYEVVPSSVIDEIPTRVIQKMPFPPYEVNAFSEQFFRRAIGNWAAIMFIVTLFMVPSYITTEKDTGVNALLKMNGVKPYQNFSSWLISGMILGTLTVVFITVMVKIYFSPHQLPFYHYSNSFVFWLVIYLNFIQTYAYCLHLATYFTKARLAQGAAILLLYAVLQIVRQVEKNELYWILPYIGFIFPNAAAMRMFDEFSNHENKLTGAQWNNLFVSEHEVLGFEGTLGFLMISSICSTIFHFTLALYLEAVLPGKYSVQKSPFFFLKCFRKNKVNAGNPNAENTESHGRAKISEPVAHGALTPGIQIKNLKKKFEIGFYKPKIVEAVRGISIEFYKGQITVLLGHNGAGKTTTISILTGLTAPSSGTVLINGKDVEADMQDIRNDLGMCPQENMLFQDLTVEEQLQLFALLKQKKKTRQQVLDDVDDLLAKLKISEKRNFVPKHLSGGQKRRVCLGLALIGNASTLILDEPTSGMDPETARVTWDIILKYRKQKTIIITTHSMEEADVLGDRIAIMHSGQMMCYGSSMFLKKHYGENRQKITLSIESSYDYEKIQSIVGSEARIDTGTYGRLVISIPMTNSLPEILDKMETNKTELGITGVSVSTITLEEVFLRTAQQEEYQEEDEEDAINLTSVNRTVSDKFNDPAVYVKLIGSQLTKQIFIALLIKKFCYARRNWGISMGIIFGTLIAIILMPIFSVSVVTLINSRQLKLTLYDNPEALIYDENGTFADAYTDIVASQKAAVSRVAADENLIDALLERAKPSTFVYYTNNIITSAEFTTLNETAVANGLYNGAASLSVPITVNAISNTFLKTYAGDQYSIDASIENLPDSFIDYLYEQFDVRSENLLQMMLFISVFFIVIGLFVINPLLENTTSVKQLQRMTGVPSVLYWGTMFVFDYGIYIVATIITAIGFFVMDIIFASHTYYATEIGILVLLLLLFGISALLLAYLFSFLHWPLYVVLLIYCLANMIISQIQVFVDLAVVYMGTDNIGFSIQRRIFSLLPHVSFTFGFSKFLEVATNNARCRTLPRGFAAVSCFLNDPCCDMGCVDGVCSKSLPYFGDFSEDAGLEEFVLYLTAIPIILLVILFLLENRAYEKLVLRFKSHKATPSNYGEVAVDSEVANEKLAVRHAINQRELKSRAGEEIPSFADDNIFLGYELSKRYGNNQAVKEVNFRVKKNECFGLLGVNGAGKSTTFRMLVGEEAANTGILIRGYSNIKVNRKEYLAGIGYCPQINALIPSLNSYEHLSLFARLRGIPEFQVASEVQLWIDKLRLNKHAANASGSYSGGNKRRLNIAMALIADPQMVLLDEPTTGVDPGARRSLWRVLQSCQASGQAIILTSHSMEECEALCNRLLIMVQGRLVCVGASQELKQRFGAGYDITVKLNPERSEEENSKIKKKIQAAIACELRDEHPGYLFYHVTDPQTTWTKMFRTINDVKAVHSCIEDYTVSSSTLEQLFIQFARSAPGSILPTTRTNGITNGTNSV